The nucleotide window aaaaatgttggataACTAAAACCTCTCGAGTGTTTCTCTTTAGACCAAAATATCTCTAAGCATATAAATACACATTTCGCATTTATATGTCGGATATATACTTTTTTGAAAAACGTACATCCGGTAAATAACTATCAGATGTGTATTTATGATGCCTAAAAGATATGATTGTTGTTGACACTTTACATAAGGTTGAAACACACCTGTAAAATACGCAAATACCCCTTCGGTAGTTAATTGCCGTCGGTTTTTATCattggtagttaactactgaaATTTCTTTAGCAGTTAAATGCCGCCGGTTTCATCGATAGTTAACTGTCAATGCGTCCTTTATACATAAACATAAGCATCAGTTTCATatcagtttaaaaaaaaaatcaaaacttctcCAATTCCTTCAAATCGATTTTGAACGAAAATCAACTCATTATCTCTACAAAAACACAAGTAGTATTAATCATTTGtaatcataatgttagtttgtgtatgttttttttttgtttgtaaattttGGTAGTTTGCATATGGTTAGGGTTTACGTATGAATTGGCATTTTGATAattgcatgtgtagtttatgaattgataaatgaatgtagttgATGTAATTGATGTTTAAGAAGAATGTGGTTTTGAATGGTGTCAAATTAACACAATAAGAATATGTTTGATATTTTACACATAAAGTGATTGACAAAATGCTCAAATGAAAATTGCATTGattatttacttagtttttGTAGTTATAGATAATTGTAGTTGATGAGAATCATGTTTAGATTATGTTTAAGTTCAATGTGGTTTTGAGTGGTGCAGACCACCAGTCAGAAGAAACTGATGtagtccggattatataattcggagTGTACGTGGTTTCCGGATTAAATAATCCGAAAAAATTCGATAATGGTAAAACAAAGGGAAACTTGGCACTTTCTGTAGGGTGAGGGttggttcggattttataatccggaaaaCTTCAGGATTGGATTCTTTTGTGTGGCCCACATTACACCGACAATTTATGTGGTCCACAACGTTGAGGGACCTCTATAAATAAGTGCTATCCTATTTTCAGCAtcataagggaaatatgttttttgaccccttatctttacaaaaagttgtgattatggccccttttttggggcacgtggcgtcttctcagcaattttcagatgaagggggccaaaattgccattttttttaatagggggtcaaagtcgcaacattttaaaacatagggggcgaaaagtgcactttagccaagATTCTATTATTACTATCAACACTTAAAAGAAAGACAAGAGATTTAGTTGAAAAAATGTAACCTTAAATTGATatgaaaattttttaaaaagctagTGGGTGGGCAGGTTTCCATTCGGCTACCCCATTACTCCTTGCAATCTTGGAAGTGTTGTATGCGTTCGGCTTGATACTTCTCCAAGGAAAacatctcttctttttcttcttgctCAAACAACCTCCACCTATATTTATTTCCCAATCACAATTGTTGCGGCCGTCTCGGTCTTCATCATATACGTTAAGATAATGACGGCGATGGTCACTAGGCCATGTAAAGCTGCAGAAGAATAACgtagttttaaaaataatcacagatggtttaaatgaaaatgtgtaACTTCCTCCGTATTGGACATTGTGAACTTTAAGATCGTTATCTCTAGATTGGCAACGTAATATGAAAAATGGTGCCGGTAATTGATTGATAATTGTAACTGTTACTCTAACAGCTATAGTCTCTGTGGCCTCAAATGCAAGTAATATAATCAGCAATATTGAGAATTTTAAGGCAACTGAACTTGAAGCTGCCATTGTTGTATGCACAATGCTTTCAAGGTTTAGATCCTCTTAATTTATAGAGCACTAAACGACTCAACCTTGCACGTTTCCAATTATAAAAAAcattctcaatttttttcatcttatttAACTGTATATATCTTTCATTACTCTTTCACAACCTCTCTTTCATATTAATGAACATTTAAGGACATCggaacataaaaataattaatttttaataatattgtgAAATGATAATTATAAGTAGACAGATATATTTGCTGATAAACAATACAGCCGCATACCAAGCAGCGGCATTCGGAAAATATTGGCATTCTATTTGGCAGTGTGTTAGCTCATCAAATATGCCGGAGTCCCCTACTACACTCGGTTCAAACTGATCGAGCTGTGTGGAAATATGAGAAGCATGGGATCTATTCGGTTCGTAGTGCATATAGGAATATTATGGAAAGAAACTTAAATGCACAACAGAACCGAATTAATGGTGACTGGAATCAGATTTGGCGTATAAAAATGCCTCcaagaatcaaattttttttatggagagcTACTCGAGGCTGCCTTCCAATACGGGTGCGTTTGCAAACTCGAGGAGTCACTTGTCCAGTGCATTGTCCTTTCTGTAACGAGCCTGAAGATAGCCTGCATGCATTGTTTCTTTGTAACACCATCAGCTCTTGTTGGCAGCTTAGTTGCCTGAGGAGTAATATTTCACCTGTCATACAAAACCAGGCTGATATATCTGCCATTATCCTTGAAATTCTACAACGCTTAGACCACAACCAGCGCCCAATTTTCAGCACCCTTATGTGGAGTATTTGGAAAAACTGAAATAACAAAGTGTGGAATGACAAGTCAGAAGCGTGTCAAGCTATCTGGGACAAAGCTAAAGCACTGCTCGCGAGCTGGACTAATGCTCAAGAGGTTAAACATTGAATGTCCAGAACACAAGCTACAAAACAGATTGAAAAATGGACTAAACCATCTCCAGGCAGGTACAAATGCAATGTTGACACATCCTTCTCCAAACCTCTTGACAGGGTAGGTATTGGAATTTGTATCAGGGATGAAGAAGGGGCTTTTGTACTAAAAAtgcatcgaagtaataaaataagttcgtgtccacgaggactgtgttgatctcaatttagcaataaagtaaatattaaggatgtataaattattttgtttgtaaatttgatttgattgcataaaattaaataacataaaataaagattcggttagaaaatatagatttgattagaaaatatgaagagagatgagatcaggtctttcgaatcatctatgttcccctaattggtatactgcacctattcttatgagtgattttctagttccacgacagttaacaaaatagtcataatcaatcccttgacttaGGACCCTCTTCACAAACTacaacccctaattccttaggtggtctaataatctttgaaggtttaatcatgttaacctaatatcactaacaaacgattattcattcctagactaaccatgtttattagaacaattcaattggactattttgaaaattttaaagggcACGTAAAAAGTGTCGAGggtggaaaaaaaatctaaacaagcTCTCATACTAGCCCAAAGTAAtctcaaaaatggtttaaactaaaaaaaaaagaaaaaaaaatttggaacggttcaattttcataaatatttatttcattttagcttctttaaatgtgtttgaatcttttaatttgtttttccaaTAGTTCTCACATTGAAACAAAACTATCACATAAGAGAGTGTCACATTCATTTAAGGGtatattaagtttttagtctcaATTGGTatctccaattttatttttagtttctttttaacaaatcaaaatggaatataataTTAAACCAAAAGTGATTCGCTCCGCACAAGGCTTGCCGAAAGTGAAGCACTTACCACAGTACAATGTCACATTTTGCGTCTAACAAAGAGGAACAGGAGAGCTACATCTATACAAAATTACATTTTGTGACAGTCATGatgataacaaaaaataaaagatggttGATTTGTTTTCAGCCAGAGAAATGAattcaacttcactttatcAACAAGAGCAAAAGGATTGGAGTCCACATTTTTTAAGATGcagttattttgttatgaaaaaatcataattttttgtcCCTATCAAATTTGTCGTCGTCTTTAGCTTTAAGTGAAGCCAACGAAGGGTGATGTGGTACTCCACAAATTAATGAATcaaatatagtaattttttgttgaaatgtgtgtatttaatttaatttttgaatttgtaataaattgaataaacaaaactttagaaaatatttttgtcaaaaaaaaaattttagaaaatatttatacttttgGTTCTTTAACATGCATCAcccttttatatattataattttgcaTTTCCAAAAATAGtgataaaatttgaaatacataaaatatgttttctGTTTCGTGGttgttggggtttgaaccccgaaccttgtaAATATTATAGATGTACTAACAGCTCACGAGAACATACATAAAATACCTTTAATGCATGATTAAAAATCCCAATTTCTTCTCTCTTATCTTCTTGTCAAGCGACCCATTCTTCTTGTTATCCCATCCATCTAAACCATCACCTTCCTcgccttcttcttcttttcatcaAACCTGATCTCCAATTTCATCCATATTCTCTTCTACTCTAGCTTAAATTACTCCTGATTCCATCCTCAAACCCAATCGCGACATATCTCCGCAATTTATTCCATCGATTTGATTCATAGATGTTGCACATTATTGGTGGATTTGTAAGCATAATTGGCGGATTCTATGCCTGATAATCCATTACTAAAGAATTTAAATCTGCCaccaatgtaaaaataaatgacattaaTATTCCCCAATATTACTAGGTGATtgaaatttgtcattaatgcctTAATGGTTCATTTTACATGTATTATTTGAACATTCTTTTGTTTGACAACCAAATGGACAACTATACACCCTCTGGtcattaatataagcaaaaatctactttttagatacattcaattaatgatgtatctgacatataataaaaaccacatacatcattaattgaatgtatctaaaaagtaaatttttgcttatattagtgaccagACGGtgtattttacaaagaaaagtatgaTTTGGCACGAAAaccaaagtaatagagagaaagtaaaaatataatataagtatgagatgaaaagttgtcacaaaagttgttataaaatCATTGTTCAATAATCATTTCTCTTtggagaatgctaaccattgcccttagGGCATTAGTTAAAGTactaaaataagtaagtttGCATCGAAAAGTGGTGTAATTATTGCtcagaaaaaagtaaaaacttgtattttcaagacaaattttttattagtagAATCTTTAAccctttctctttttatattgGAGTCATATATACAATAATGGAAatcgttttatttattttttggcacGCAATAATTAGTGATGGATTTTTCTGTCAATAATGCTAAATATCATTTCTAAGAAAATTTACACCATGACTAGACAAGGAGTAATTTCGGAGGGTTTTGAGtaaggatcctctccatttatcaaaataaatggagTATACAATTTGGAGAAACATATAGTCATTCATTTATATGATATCATAAACTAACCAAAAAATCAATGTACTCCTCATTTAGGCTCATTtaggcattttatcaaacactttgggtgcaaagtataaaacatataGTCATTGTGTTAGGTGAACTTCTACACATCCACATTGAACTTAAACATAATCTAAACAACATTCACATCAACTACATTCAtctataaaatcataaactaatcaaaatttaaattgctacatcaaccctaaccacattTAATCtaccaaaattaacaaaattaaacctacacaaactaacattatcatttaaaattattaatactaCTTACTTGTTAGTTTTGTGGAAATGATTTGTTTGATTTTCGTCAAAGTGGAATTGGAGGAAATTTGGAAAGGTTTTGGTGCTTCTAACTTATGAAGTTAACTACAGTTGTAAGTCTGTTGAACTTTAGATCGCAACGGAAGCTAACTGTCGCTGGATGATAAGTGGCGATAGTTAACTAACGATGTTAAGTGATCGGCGACAACTAACTAACGTTAGGATTAAACTTGTCATTTAATGGTGTTTCTTAACAGTCTTCGAAGTGggaaagacaattttttttctctatcatTAAACAAAAGCCCATTTCTCTaaatcatgataaaaaaaagtttgggcttaaatttgtttaaggtgGGCTGACAATGTATATGCTGTGCTAATCCCTTTAAGCTTTGAACATTATTAAATAGACCTTTCAACATTGCTCATTTACCATGTCGTAACGATCGATGGATATTTTTTCTTCACTAAAAAACAGAGCAATTCAAGAGAAACTTAGAGCAATTACCTTGATCTGCATTTGTAATCTGATTTGAATAAGTGGTTCTTCTGTAAATTTCTTATTTATCGCAAAACAACgccaaaatacatttttttaaggaacgcCAAAATACCTTATGCTCTTAGAAATcaataagaaaatgattttgtttacTTTAAAGGGATAAGAAAATGAATTGTAAATTTCATGACTCATAAGGTCCCTATTTCACgccaaaatgatttttttgcatGTAAACTTAAACAAGTGTAACTTTTGATTAGGTGAAAATCTTTCTTTTTAGTTAAGgtaaagtctttttttttttagtaagtgaGCTCAATTAATGTGAACATCGCATAATGCATATGATGATTGGAGTTTGATCCACaaacacataatttatttattttaagatgaTGAATTTATAACTAAtggattatttaaaaaaaaatatattcttgtcGTCACTGACTCCAAAAAGCGAGTGTAGTAAGGAATATTAAGTTTGTCTTTAATCACAATTGATTTTCAATGACTAAAACTTTGTAATATTTTACtcttcaacattttccttttttaaagtatattttaacctaaattgacAACAAATGGCAATTAACGCGTCTCAATCAATATCACACAGCAAATTGTCAATAAACAGATTTACAAAGTCAAATATCTACCTAAAGAAAACAATGAATAATATTTTGTCTTATATTAAACAAAGGTAATTACCTCTTCTTCAAGCAGATTACAAAGTCTAAGTGGCCCTAGTGGATATTGACCTTATGAGTCATGATAGGTGAAATAAAACAACAGGGTTGGTCTAAAGTGTGAAGAAACATACAAAGGAAAATTACCTAATCCCACTTGCCATGCCAAACCCTCAAATCCTTTGGACCCGTCTTGCCTGCAATAAAATTCAGtgtatttttttgtggtggtcgggattTTAACCccaaaccttacatatttttatgcattgtccatatcaactgagctaagctcacgatgaTAAAATTCAATGCATTTGAGACCATAATAATCGTTCGATAAAATTAGACTATTTAGATTTAATtaactttgatatttttaattataaaatatgcaatttttttggaatccaaattcaaatcccattcacatttttttgaaagatgcttaatattaaaattgattaaaaccTTCAATAGATCTTTATTAATATTATGGTAGACATGTGAGTACAAAACTAGTaggtttttttcttaaaaaaaagtaagttttATATCGACtcgtttactttatttttagaatgacaaaaaaattctacaaaCAGGGCTCAACTCGGGGCATCAAGTCTCGACAATGTCTTTAACTCTGATAACGGAGCCTGTCAAAAGGTCACACCTAACTTTAAAGAGCACCCGAGATTGGCCAAAAAATATGTAGAACAGTTGCTCACTCTAAGCACATGATGGAAAGAAATGTTATGAATATTCTCCTTTAAaccaaaaaatttcatcaataaaGAAGCGTATATGTGACTGCTCCGAATGTTGAAGAAGACGAAGGTCTACTAAAGAATTTGTCTCGCAAATAACTTTTTGAATAGAGTTGTTGATTACCAACGTCAAACCATGGTAAATCCCAAATACCTCAACAAAAAGTGCATCTCTCTACCCCTTATTAGAAGAGAAGTCTACTATCCAATCTCCTTTGTTGTCAAGAAGTAAACCGCTAGAAACAATGTCGCCGGAAGTACCACAACTTCCATCAATATTCAACTTAACACATCCATCTTGAGGAGGGGTCCACTTAACAATGTGACAATTAGTGTGGTGCTCAGAAGAGTGAATATTAACAGAAGTTAGGTTGGTACACATAATGTCTATAAAATGAAAGACATTTCTGGTTTTCCATTGCTTATCGTCAAGAGTATGATTATTTCTAAAGCGTCAGAACCACAAAATAGCTATTGCAAACATGTTACCAAAATGTCCTTTAGACATAGTTTGTAACCATGTTTTCAAGGCTGTGAAGCTGAAGAAATATGAAGGATTAAAACTACATATTTGATGTCAAACTTCCTTCGATGAAACATAATCTCTAAGGCAGCGAAGCACATCTTCATCATGGGTTCCACATCTTTGACATATAGGGGAAGTTACCAAGTTGCACTGATATCGAAACTTGTTAATTAGTTGGGATCACATTATGCATGCAAAGCCAAATAAAATGTTGCACCTTAGTTGGAGCtgacaattttcaaatgtaATCCCAACTTTCATTATCATTCCACTCTCTACAACGAGATAAAAGCCAACTATATGGCGTAGAGGAAGAAATCCTTCCAGTTTGAGCAGCTCCTCAGACCCATCTACCCTAAATATTATCATCAAAGGTCAAAGGATGGGGGACCGACCAGCTATCGTGTTGAGCTCGTTTGAAACCATTGTTATTAGTTTATTTCAATCCCATGATCCAATTAAAGTAACATTCTTAAGCTGTAATTGAGTATCTGAAATGTTGACAAAATCAACCAAGCTAGTAACAAAGCGCTCCTAGCCCCATCCAGTTATCATACCTGAATTGAGTATTTAATGTTCCAAATGTCATCACCTTTAATGTACTCTTGAGAGAAAACCCTCACCCAAAGTTTCTGAGGATTATAAAGAAACTTCCAAACTAACTTCCAAAGAAGAGAAATATTAGATAGCCTAGCTTCCCTAATAGCGAGGCCTCCAAATTTCTTAAGGCAAGTAACAATAGACCACTTGACTCTATTCCAATTCCTATTACGACCTGTGTCATCCCAAATGAAGCTCTTGGTGACTCTATCAATCTTATCATAAATATTTGTAGGTAAATAATGCAACT belongs to Medicago truncatula cultivar Jemalong A17 chromosome 6, MtrunA17r5.0-ANR, whole genome shotgun sequence and includes:
- the LOC25479502 gene encoding S-protein homolog 5 yields the protein MAASSSVALKFSILLIILLAFEATETIAVRVTVTIINQLPAPFFILRCQSRDNDLKVHNVQYGGSYTFSFKPSVIIFKTTLFFCSFTWPSDHRRHYLNVYDEDRDGRNNCDWEINIGGGCLSKKKKKRCFPWRSIKPNAYNTSKIARSNGVAEWKPAHPLAF